Part of the Chloroflexota bacterium genome is shown below.
AATATCGCTGCTGCTGCCGCCAACATCCACAATCAGTGTGATCCCCGCTGTGCTGATCGGGTTGAGCAAACCCTGATGGTTCAGACTCAGGATGGCGCCCTCGGGTTCGGCCACAAAGCGCAGATGGGGGTGCATGGCTTCGGGGAAGCAACTGCGGACCAACGCCTGAAATTCATTGAAGAGCGTGCCGTTATGCTCATCGCGCCAGTGGACAGGATAAGCGAAGGCGAAACGCAGGCGATCATCAAAATCGCTGGCGCGCCATTTTTCGCGCCGGATTTGCTCCAGAACGGCTTCGAGCATCAGGCGGGTGTAGTTGAGCGCCTGGGCGTGGGTATAGCGTTGTTGGTGGGGCAGGGGATTCGGTTCCAGATGGGCACCGATGCAGGGCTTGAAATATTCGCGCACGCGGGCGCGGGCGGTTTCATCTTCGAGCTGCATCTGAGCGATTTCGCCAATGCTCTCCACAGACGCGCCATCCGGGGTCAGCGTGAGCGCGGCGGGCAAATTGCGGTCGCTGAAACTGGTCAGGGGTGCAGGCTGCGGGTCGCCGAGAATGCGCAGAGCATTGCCCGCGCGCTGATACCCGGCCCGGTAGAGCCGCCAGTTGGTCGCGCCGCAATCGAGTGCAAATAGGGTGAGCTGCATTGGGTTTATTATAGACGAAAATACACCCTGACCATGCAGACTGTCGGAAATGTAAGCATTTCGACAAGAATTGCGATTTCCAGCCCGAAGTCTTGTATAATACGATAGATTAGGGTCTGGGCGCACGATCTGCTTCTTGCTCTAATAGACAAAATCTACAAAGTAATTTCACCACGAAGACACAAAGGCACCAAGGACAACAAAAAAATAATTTGCACTACTTCGCGTCTTTGGGCCTTTGAGGTAAATCCCTATATTCGGAGATATTCATGGCAACACTGGCAGGGCAAATGCTGGGCAAATATCAGGTCATCGAACGCCTGGGGCGCGGGGGCATGGCTGAAGTCTACAAGGCGCATCATCCACAACTTGAACGCTACGCGGCCATCAAAGTGCTGCACCATTTTCTCGCCGAAGGCAAGGATTTTACGGCGCGTTTCCAGCGCGAGGCCAAGGCCATCGCAACCCTGCGTCACCCCAATATTGTGCAGGTGTACGATTTTGAGAGTCAGGATGACCTCTATTATATGATTATGGAGTTCGTCGATGGCGGCACGCTCAAAGATCGCCTGTTGCAATCCGCAGCTCCGCTGCCTTACGCCGAAATTGTGCATATCATTCAGGAAACCGCCTCGGCCCTCGGATACGCCCATCGCCAGGGTATGCTGCACCGCGATATCAAGCCTGCCAACGTGCTGCTTGGCAAAGATGGCCGGGTTGTACTCACCGATTTTGGCATCGCTCGCATTCTCAGCGATACCCAATTCACCGCCACTGGCACGCTGGTCGGCACCCCATCTTATATGTCACCCGAACAGGGCATGGGCTTGCACGTCAGCGCCGCCAGCGACATCTATTCATTGGGTGTGATCCTCTACGAGATGGTCACCGGCAAAGTGCCCTTCGATTCCGATACCCCCCTGGCCGTGATCCACAAACATATCAACGAACCGCTGCCGCGTCCCCGTTCTCTGCGCCCCGATATTCCCCCCGCGCTGGAAGCCGTGATCGAAAAAGCGCTCGAAAAAGACCCGGCGCAGCGCTATGCTTCGGCGGATGAATTCAAAAACGCGCTGGATGAGGCCTTTGATGTGATTCCTGTACCCCAGCAGGATGCTCGCCGCGCCCCCTCGGCGGCTGAGGCGCGGTCAAGAGAAAGGCTCCCCGAGGTTTATGACAAAGCCACCGTCGCCATGCAGGCCCAAGATGATCCCATCTCGAAGCAAACCATCGCTTCGCGTCCCACCGTGGCTATGGAGCCTGCCGAAGCGGATATGGCCGAAAAAGCCACCGTCGCTATGGAAGTCGAAGCGCCGATGCCCCAAAAGAGTCAGAGGGTCTCAGAGCGCCAAAGCGGGCAAACGAGCCAACCAGCCGCC
Proteins encoded:
- a CDS encoding serine/threonine protein kinase, whose amino-acid sequence is MATLAGQMLGKYQVIERLGRGGMAEVYKAHHPQLERYAAIKVLHHFLAEGKDFTARFQREAKAIATLRHPNIVQVYDFESQDDLYYMIMEFVDGGTLKDRLLQSAAPLPYAEIVHIIQETASALGYAHRQGMLHRDIKPANVLLGKDGRVVLTDFGIARILSDTQFTATGTLVGTPSYMSPEQGMGLHVSAASDIYSLGVILYEMVTGKVPFDSDTPLAVIHKHINEPLPRPRSLRPDIPPALEAVIEKALEKDPAQRYASADEFKNALDEAFDVIPVPQQDARRAPSAAEARSRERLPEVYDKATVAMQAQDDPISKQTIASRPTVAMEPAEADMAEKATVAMEVEAPMPQKSQRVSERQSGQTSQPAARANRIKIIFGFIGAAILALLLIWGIPKLSGGGSATECVSIEECQILAEELLRNGDATAAVETLDVALRYADAEAHPHHAHLWCLRGEALASLERFDEAIWSFEDCQGWTEGDPGLEDLRVFAQEQLDMLHSR